Proteins encoded in a region of the Anopheles ziemanni chromosome 2, idAnoZiCoDA_A2_x.2, whole genome shotgun sequence genome:
- the LOC131282936 gene encoding uncharacterized protein LOC131282936, with product MSPGRFAEMSSYMLDFNNHIQSYFISSTYGNETLVNRCLEQLASGGESRTFDVSGYQCNVFFVNLHKLLSHSLKKSNLLWSVVGVLEVAVNDDETRLALVNKFRFLPVVSLLLLELHTPDQQKRVLSLLHHLSYGANVDGQEMFLERLIQKLLSLIEQNHQKKERCEVAQLALSILVNLCHRDLSTTFVLTRNTNISAFCKQIKKFGLLACKMYIILEQNDYIKEMDLHYLLRMSFEEVRLMLASQNSFSLKHVVDFLRYVKTLGDTSGSQPVQAVVTDEYFNRDLKEFLLEIEKHWDAREKNGSEAAPKKKGKRKVELKKNRTTDGLFEILECIVSLKPDDSELYRKICEFGPIRLINNATEDCSKAVDLLCTILEKNSKDAAFAEECKAVLGNLMTTLTNNDDERLAIAFARLLTTIGRALNASDDTMNEVAEQFYQHLFGSMVNQAQETVPFDYSIADGPARVYQWALHAFNELANLSPTHWYAKVTNLFKQKPIQFLVAKALTGGSDLELLEAMLQVASSTDFPKHDVAIMIDMLKTNGLTSMVTSPVHDCKNGLLQPPTGYSFVRALSRDLQDRMDQAVVQMQDAKAAGLINDVEKSELVEFYTYKINMQTNLMNDLRISLESTTTQITTLMHQNQLLMAEIDKNQKKSLPLLLKESALENENRLLERELVMMKSAAATYDKKTNQMKQELAEYIKKYGEKSQKCAVLVKEIEHLRTRDDNYEKENKRLHAELAVMTKNRDDARKLLKLGEEDRQKLTEQRDAERKQFECKLREREREISKRNDLVQQLEQTLMQRDGSIESLEADVNDMRTKLKDREDRIAQLEEDLKENEKIQQAIYSLMNKNKK from the exons ATGAGCCCCGGACGCTTCGCTGAGATGTCGTCGTACATGTTGGATTTCAACAATCACATACAGTCGTACTTTATAAGTAGCACCTATGGGAATGAAACGCTCGTCAACCGATGTTTGGAG CAACTGGCTTCCGGCGGAGAGAGTAGAACATTCGACGTATCGGGGTACCAGTGCAATGTGTTCTTTGTTAATTTGCATAAACTCTTGAGCCACAGTCTGAAGAAAAGTAACCTCTTGTGGTCCGTGGTCGGCGTGCTGGAAGTTGCCGTAAATGACGACGAGACGCGGTTAGCGTTGGTTAACAAATTTCGTTTCCTACCGGTTGTTTCGTTGTTGCTGCTCGAATTGCACACCCCGGACCAGCAGAAACGGGTGCTGTCTCTCCTGCATCATCTTTCCTACGGAGCCAATGTTGATGGGCAAGAAATGTTTCTTGAGAGGCTCATCCAAAAACTGCTCAGCTTGATCGAACAAAACCATCAGAAGAAAGAACGCTGCGAGGTGGCCCAGCTAGCCCTCTCGATACTGGTGAACCTGTGCCATCGGGATCTCTCGACGACGTTTGTGCTGACGCGCAACACCAACATCTCCGCGTTTTGTAAGCAGATCAAAAAGTTTGGCTTATTGGCGTGCAAAATGTACATCATACTTGAGCAGAACGACTACATTAAGGAGATGGATCTGCACTATTTGCTACGGATGAGCTTCGAGGAGGTACGTTTGATGCTGGCATCGCAAAATAGCTTCAGCCTGAAGCACGTTGTCGATTTCTTGCGGTACGTGAAAACGTTGGGCGACACTAGCGGAAGCCAACCGGTGCAGGCGGTGGTAACGGATGAGTATTTCAACCGCGATCTGAAGGAGTTTCTGCTCGAAATCGAAAAACATTGGGACGCTCGAGAAAAGAACGGTAGCGAGGCGGCACCGAAGAAGAAGGGCAAACGTAAGGTCGAGCTAAAGAAGAACCGTACGACCGATGGATTGTTTGAAATCTTGGAGTGCATCGTTTCGCTGAAACCGGACGACAGTGAGTTGTACCGGAAGATATGCGAATTTGGCCCAATCCGGTTGATCAATAACGCGACGGAAGATTGTTCGAAGGCGGTTGATTTGCTGTGCACgattttggagaaaaactCAAAGGACGCTGCGTTCGCGGAGGAGTGCAAAGCGGTGTTGGGAAACTTGATGACGACCCTGACGAATAATGATGATGAACGGCTTGCCATTGCCTTTGCCCGATTGCTGACCACGATCGGAAGAGCACTGAATGCGAGCGACGACACGATGAACGAAGTGGCGGAACAATTTTATCAGCACCTCTTCGGCAGCATGGTGAATCAGGCCCAGGAAACTGTCCCGTTCGACTATTCCATTGCCGATGGACCGGCTCGGGTGTACCAGTGGGCGTTGCATGCGTTTAACGAGCTAGCAAATCTCTCTCCGACGCATTGGTACGCAAAAGTGACGAACCTGTTCAAGCAGAAACCGATCCAATTTCTTGTGGCAAAGGCTCTTACCGGTGGCAGTGATCTCgagctgctagaggcaatgcTACAGGTCGCATCATCGACCGATTTTCCCAAGCACGATGTTGCGATAATGATCGATATGTTAAAGACCAATGGTCTCACTTCGATGGTTACGTCCCCTGTGCATGACTGTAAGAATGGGCTTCTTCAACCACCGACGGGGTACTCCTTCGTTCGGGCTCTCAGTAGGGATTTGCAGGATCGTATGGATCAGGCCGTGGTTCAGATGCAGGACGCGAAAGCGGCAGGTCTTATAAACGATGTAGAAAAGTCGGAACTCGTCGAATTCTACACGTACAAGATCAACATGCAGACTAACCTGATGAATGATTTGAGAATCAGTTTAGAATCGACGACGACGCAGATAACGACACTGATGCATCAGAACCAGCTACTGATGGCCGAGATCGATAAGAACCAGAAGAAAAGTTTACCCCTGTTGTTGAAGGAATCGGC gttagaaaatgaaaatcgaCTGCTGGAGCGTGAGCTGGTGATGATGAAATCTGCCGCCGCAACGTACGACaagaaaacgaaccaaatGAAGCAGGAACTAGCCGAGTACATCAAAAAGTACGGCGAGAAGAGCCAAAAGTGTGCCGTTCTGGTCAAAGAAATTGAGCACCTTCGCACGCGCGATGATAACtacgagaaggaaaacaaacgtcTACACGCGGAGCTGGCCGTAATG ACAAAAAACCGCGACGACGCCCGGAAGCTGCTGAAGCTCGGCGAGGAGGATAGACAAAAGCTTACCGAGCAGCGTGATGCGGAACGTAAACAGTTCGAGTGTAAGTTGCGCGAACGTGAACGGGAAATATCGAAACGGAACGATCTCGTGCAGCAGCTGGAGCAAACGCTCATGCAACGGGACGGTTCGATCGAATCGCTGGAGGCGGACGTGAACGATATGCGAACGAAGCTGAAGGACCGGGAAGATCGGATAGCACAGCTCGAGGAAGATCTGAAGGAGAATGAAAAGATTCAGCAAGCGATCTATAGTTTAATGAACAAGAATAAGAAATAG